The Natator depressus isolate rNatDep1 chromosome 23, rNatDep2.hap1, whole genome shotgun sequence sequence caactggggggctgtggggcactgGGCGTGGGGCTGTGGGGCACTGGGCTGTGGCTGGGTCCCCTAACCCCCCCCAactagggggctgtggggcactgGGCGTGGGGCTAGCGGGCTGTGGGGCGCTGGGCTGTGGCTGGGtcccctgaccccgccccccccagctggggggctgtggggcgctGGGCGTGGGGCTCTGGCTCGCTCTCTCGCAGGGCCGGTTCTCCACCCTGTCTCTCTCGCTCCCGTCCCTGGGGGTCGCCGGGCTGGTGATGGTCGCGGGGGCCGTGGTGATGGCCCTGGGCTTCCTCGGCTGCCTGGGGGCTGCCACCGAGCAGCGCTGCCTCCTGCTGACGGTAGGGCCAGGGGGCaagctggggggctgggcgcaAACTGGGGGGCTGGGCCCTCCACCTGTGGGGTAGGCCGGGGGCGGATACCGAGAGGGAGGTGTGGGTTACAAGTGGGGGGTCGAGCAGGGGGGTCGGGCGGGGAGGCAGGCGGCATGTGATGGGGGTGGTTTCGGGGGTAcgtggggaggctggggggcctgcctgcaggggagggagcacaaggggaggggagagggattaCGGGCAGGGGGTGGTACAGGCGGGGTCTATGTGGTGGGGGTGGCTTGGGGGGTACGTGGGGAGGctgcctgcaggggagggggaacaaggGGGGGTTACGGGCAGCGGGGAGCCTGGGACCCCCCCATTgctgagtggggaggagggtcccccctgctgccctgggggggggctctGATCTGTCTCCCACTCCTCCAGTTCTTCGTGGTTCTCCTCACCATCATCCTGCTGGAGCTGAGCGGGGGCCTGGCCTTCTACGCCTGCCGGGGGCAGGTAAGGGGGCACCCcccgtctcccctccccccactgcatggcccccccggcccctccccctgtTTACTGCCCCCCTGGCCGACCCGCTCTGGGTCTCAGTTTGACAGATACGCTCAGGATGACCTGAAGTTGGGGCTGCGGCGTTACGGGGCCCCGGGGGAGCCGGCGCTGACCCAGGCCTGGGACACGGTGCAGACCGAGGtgagcccccccagcaccctacAGTCCCCCCCACCGCTGGTTCCCCCCCCCAGTGTCTGAcgctcctctcccccccagttCCGGTGCTGCGGGGTGCAGAATTACACTGACTGGTTTGAGGTGCGCAACGGGACGGGGGTGCCCCAGTCCTGCTGCCTGGAATACGGCGCCCCCTGCTCCGGCATCGGCGCCGCCTGGTGGCAGGAGGTGagtgcccctccctgcccttaaCAGCCCCCCCAGAACAccccagacaccccccaccccgtctcctGTGGCTCGGCAGGGCTAGGGCACAGTGGGAGGGGTGGCTGGTCACTGGGGCCGGGTAACACCCAGGGGGAAGGTGCAGCCAGTCGCTATGGCCAGGTAATGcccagggggaggggtggctggtCACTATGACTGGATaaggccctggggggaggggtcagccgGTCAGTATTGCCAGGTAAcagcttggggggagggagtaCCTGGTCGGTACAGCCGGGTAATGtctgggcaggagggggtggcTGGTCATTATTGCTGCGTAATGTCTGGGACGGTGAACGGGTGGACGGTCAATCCAGCCGGTAATGCCCCAGGGGATAAGGGGGCAACTGGTCACTGTGGCCAGGTAATGCCCAGAGGGGACGTCCAGTCAGTCCATCTGGGTAACATctagggggaagggggcagttggTCATTATGGCTGAGTAAtgcctgggatggggagggggcggccATTGGTTCAGGCGGGTAAGGCCAGAGGAGGGGTCAGTCGGTCGGTAGGGGTGGGTAAGGCCCTAGGAGCGGGCGGTTCCTATagcccatgggggggggggggggtcagtacGCCCGGGTAAGGCctgaggagggggcagtcagtAGGGGTGGATAAGGCCCGAGAAGGGTGCGGTCCCTATGCCCGGCTAAGGCCCGAGGAGGGGCTGGTCGCTACAGCCGGGTAAGGCCCGAGGAGGGCGCGGTCCCTACAGTTGGgtgaggagggggcagtcagtATGGGTGGATAAGGCCCGAGGAGGGCACGGTCCCTAGGGGCGGGTGAGGCCTGAGAAGGGGCCGGTCAGTATGGGTGGATAAGGCCCGAGGAGGACACGGTCCCTACGCCCGGGTGAGAAGGGGCCGGTCAGTATGGGTGGATAAGGCCCAAGAGGGTGCAGTCGGATAAGGCCCGAGGAGGGCGCGGTCCCTACGCCCGGgtgaggagggggcagtcagtATGGGTGGATAAGGCCCGAGGAGGGCGCGGTCTCTACGCCCGGgtgaggagggggcagtcagtATGGGTGGATAAGGCCCGAGGAGGACACGGTCCCTACGCCCAGGTGAGGAGGAGGCGGTCCCTAAGGCCGGGTAAGGCCCGCGGAGAGCACGGTCggagctgctctccagctctCACGTACTAGCCAGCACGGATTCGTGACGAGCCCACGGCGCCGGGCCGCCCTGATCGCCGCCCGCGCGGGGCGGGGGCCGCCGGAGACGCGCCCGATCTGGCCGTCAGGGAGGCGTTTGCCGCCGCCCCAGGGGCCTGGCTCGTAGCAAACTGGGGCCGGACCCTTCAGAATTAGCGCCGGCCCCGGGGCCCGGTCGAGCGTTTTATGAACAACGGGATGATGGGAAGGCGAATTTGGCTCGGAAATCGGCCCCCAGCGCCCAGCCCTGCCCGCAGGACGGGAAGATCTGAGGTGACACCGGCTCCCCCACTGAATGGGGCCCGGCTGTAGTGGCTCAGGTGGTCCCGGGCTGCgttcctggggggggggaaatgggggagagCGGGGGCCAGTCCAGGGCACTGCACTGCAGGTCAGGCCGAGGGGAGCAACATGACAGGGCAGAGGGCCTGGCCGTGGGGAGGGGCGATCTGGGGGGGGGAGCGGCGCCGCCAGCAGGATCCCGGCCCGGGTCAGGCGGGGACCTGGCTCAGTGACCCCCCCCGTTTCTGTGATTCTCCTATTCTCCAGCCCTGCTACGAGAAGGTGAAGTCCTGGGTGGGGGAGAACGTCTGGGCCATGGGCATTTTTGCTGCCTGCATTGCTGTCGTCCAGGTGAGGGGGGCCTGGGGCGAGGGGGGGCCCCCAGGGAGATCCCCAAAGCTCTATGAGAATTGGAAAAGGGACCGAAGGCGcggtgggggctggcccagctttggggtgaggggaggtgaAAAGGCCATGGGGGGGGGCATGCACCggggtgggaggaagtggggggcGTTATTCACCCGTCACCTGACCCACGAACGAGGGGTCACCCGCTGCCGTTAACAGGCAGCGGGTTTAAGACACACCTAAGGCTTCACCCAACGCCCCGTTAACTGGCAGAACTCCCTGCCGCGGGATGTTGTGATGCTCGCAGGACGTGTGGCTTAGAGAAGAATGAGATCGGTTTCTGGAGGCTAGGGCCAGTGCTGGCTGGTAGCCAGGACGGCCAGGGACGGAGGCCCCCCCGCTAAATCGCCCAGGTCCATTTGCTGGCCCCCTCACCtcaccctcctttctcctctaggTCCTGGGCCTTGTCTCCTCCATGCTGATGTACTGCCAAGTGCTGAAGGTGGAGAAATACTACCACTGACGGGGGGGGCCTGGAGTCTGCCCCCCCAGTCCCTTTTTACACCTGTTCCCCCTGCCAGCCTGGCCTCCCATCACCAACAGAGCAAGGGGTgaaccccagcccccccccacttaCAGAGCCTGGTGGGAGTCACATCCTACAGCAGGGGCTTGAAGCCCAGGCCGGAGTGAGACCATTCTCCCCTGCGGCCGAGATGCGGTGGTGGGTAGTTCCACCGGCTCGGGTCGGGGGggcacagagagccctctgccACCCCCAGGCCTGTTTGGTTCCCCCATGGaggacagccccccccccccctccatttctGCTATCCCGCCCCACGCCCAACACAATAAATGGTTCTGTGTCTGGCATCTGGCTCCAGctctgcctgggggaggggggtagaggGGGGCTAGGAGCTCACACACCCTGGGaaggagacaccccccccccccccgcctctggcTGTcatccccccccaaaatcagAGGCACCAATGGCTGACGCTGGTAAAAGTTGGCATCTTTTTATTGGCCAACAAGGGGATGGAGGGGCGGGGCTCCCCGCGCCCTGACCCACCAATCATCTTTGGACAAAAAtaaaggggcagggccagggcccctGAACATCTGGTACAAAagaaggggtggtggtggggggggtccaggccagggaccctctgGGGTCAGGTACCGAGGCTGGGCTCGGAAAGCCAGCCCCTGCCTGTCCTCtcaaaggagggggcagttccctccaccccccaaaaattaGGGTGTCAgttctggggtgcagggggagaagtCTCTCCTGGAGGCTGAcagcagagcccccccccacaggggGGTTTGGGGAAACTGCCCCCCCTTTCCGGGGGAACAGCTCATGTGCAAACGGAGGGCCTTACAAAAATCTATTAAgacactttggggggggggggtagtgtcCCCTGTAGTGTGTGGAGGGCATCGGGGGTGCTCCCCTCTCAGTAGCTGTAGTGCTGGGGGGACCGGAGGGGCTCCCCACCACATCTGCTGCtgtgggaggggatggagtgtggagggggagggacacagggcctccCCCCATCATCTCCCCGCAACCCTCGTGATCCTGTAGCGTGAGCAGTCAGCTAATATCCCCCGCAGCTTAGATGCGGTGGCAGGTAGTTCCACCGGCTCACAGCGTCCCAGAGAGCCCTCTGTCACCCCAGGCCTGtttggggccggggcggggggggggggaattccccCTTGCCCTGCCATTGGGGGGGGTGTAGTGTCCAAGGGAGGGGGCGCTGtcggggcccctcccccagcggGGGGAGGTCAATACTTCCGCTGCAGTTTCTGGAGGTCCCCGGTGTTgaggcgggggcggggcaggtCCCCGAACATCTCGGTGCCGTCGGAGCCACGCAGGGCCAGTGCCCGCATGCTGGCCGCGATCTTCTCCAGGTCGGGGGacgagtgctggggggcggggagggggaggggttagcGCCAGGGGCACCAGCCAGGGACCCtaacaccccccgccccgcctctccCCCTGCGGCTGGATTCTCCCCCGCAACCGCCACGACCTCTGCTCTCTgagacagaccccccccccaccctgctaaGACTCCAACCAGGGTCAGGGGCCCCCCGTTCCCCCGCCGGGCCCCCCACCTTGGCATTCTCTTCATCAGACGAGCGCTGCTCGGGCCCCGCCTGCCGGAAGGCCCAGACGGGCACAGAGACGGGCAGTGACTTGGCGTACTGGTggttggggggggcgggcgggggctgGGCGGGCGCCTCCTCGCTCAGGCTGCCatctggggagggaagagagttAAGAGGGGGACCCCAGCCCCCAGACATCCCCGCTgcctccaccctttcccccaccctctctggcaggctccctcccctcagccccacgGGGTGAGATGGAGGTGGGGTTTTAGTCTCCTTATGATGCCGCACGTGAGTTTTACCGGCctctgcgtgcctcagtttccctgtccaCAGCACCAGTGCTAGGTGatggaaattgtgtgtgtgagactttCGCTGAGGCCCTCGGGGGCAGGCGAGGCAGCTCTGAGCTCTGCACGTAGGGGATGGCTGGTAACCTGAGCCCCAGGAGGGGCGTGCGACCAAGTGACTCTGTGCCCCAGAAGAGAGACAAAGACCAGCAAGAACAAGGGGCGGATCACAGGCAATCTggggactgtgtgtgtggggggggggggggagagagtccaGGGCgtctggcccaggactccccaagatggacttggctgaaagtcccTGATTTCTGTGCTCACAAGCTCTGTTCTATGCCGTGTTCCTGTCGGCTAATAAAACTTCTGTGTCCCCGGCTggctgcggagttggggggcggggccccctggctcccccaggacgcccgctgggcggactcgctgcgggaagcgcCTGGTGTGGACggggaggctgaatgctccgggatcagccccaggaaggtggaagctggggcAGCGTCTTGCCCTGGGGACAGTAGCTCCGAGAGAGGAGggtccccccacccgcccccgaGTCCTGGCTGGCTTCGTGCGGTGACTCCATGACACCCCCCCGACAGCCCCCAAACCTACCGTCAGTGCTCTCCGGGTCCGAATCGAAGAAGGGCTCGTAGTCCTGGCTGGGGGAGTCCTCGTCCATCACAAAGAGACCTGGGGAGCCGCAGAAGGGCCCCGTGAGGAGacgcagccatctctggggtggggcgctggGTATCCGGGGTCCCCTCACCCGGTGCAGGGAAGTGGGAtggggcgcaggggctgggtGTACAGGTCCCCTTGCCTGGTGCCGAGAtgcagcccctctggggtggggcatgggagcTGGGTAGATGGGGACGCCTCGCCCGGTGCTGGTAGACGCAGACCCCTTGCCTGGCACCATGAcgtggcccctctggggtggggcacgggcCTGGGTCCCCTTGCCTGGCACCGAGATGCGTcccttctggggtggggcacacagATCCTTCTGCCTGGCGCCGAGAtacggcccctctggggtgggatgtAGGTAGAcagaccacccctcccccctcccgttGGGGGGGCACGGACTCACCCGTGGTGTCGCTGGGGGGCTGCTGCTTCCCCGGTGACTCCATCTCCCTGGGCGCCGGCAtgtttttctcctcttcctcctgccccccgacGGCCTCAGCTGGGGCTCCCTGGGCGCCCGCGATCCAGTGGGGGCTGGCGGGCGGGTCTGGGGGGGGCAGCTGCGGGAGTAGGGGCTGGGGGGCGGCCGGGGGGCAGGTGCGGGCCGGGCGGCGTAGGTAAAAGCCGTGGTCTTGTGGACCACGGCGATGTCCTCCAGGTAGCGGCGGGTGGCGTCGCCCAGGGCCCCGCAGCCGTGCTGGGTGTAGGCGAAGCCGCCCGGCTGCGGGGCCCGGTAAGCCGTGATCAGAACCACCTCGTTCCCCGTCCGGCGCCGGTACCGCTCGGCCTCCGCGATCAGCCCCGCCCAGCTCTCCCGGTGGTTGTCGGCCATGCCCGTCATCCTGGCCTGCGGGAGACAGGGGGTGAgcgcccggatgcctgggttctcgcCTGCCtcggttgggggggggggtgctaatGATTACTGcggccaggggctgggagcccggacgcctgggttctctcccagcttgGGTGGGCATGGTCTGGGGGGCAGAGCCCGGATTCTTGGGTTccctcctggctcagggagggggagctgggagtcaggacgcctgggttctttccTACCTcagggaggggagttggggctagtggttagagcagggtcgGGGACTGGGAgcctggacacctgggttctctccctgccaggggtggggggtacgAGGGGAGcagagcccggacgcctgggttctctccctgccaagggtgggggggggtacgGGGGGAgcggagcccggacgcctgggttctctccctgccaAGGGTGGGGGGTACGGGGGGAgcggagcccggacgcctgggttctctccctgccaagggt is a genomic window containing:
- the LOC141976593 gene encoding tetraspanin-4-like; amino-acid sequence: MGPTQRCLFCLKLELFIFNLIFWLGGCGALGVGLWLALSQGRFSTLSLSLPSLGVAGLVMVAGAVVMALGFLGCLGAATEQRCLLLTFFVVLLTIILLELSGGLAFYACRGQFDRYAQDDLKLGLRRYGAPGEPALTQAWDTVQTEFRCCGVQNYTDWFEVRNGTGVPQSCCLEYGAPCSGIGAAWWQEPCYEKVKSWVGENVWAMGIFAACIAVVQVLGLVSSMLMYCQVLKVEKYYH
- the AKT1S1 gene encoding proline-rich AKT1 substrate 1; protein product: MTGMADNHRESWAGLIAEAERYRRRTGNEVVLITAYRAPQPGGFAYTQHGCGALGDATRRYLEDIAVVHKTTAFTYAARPAPAPRPPPSPYSRSCPPQTRPPAPTGSRAPREPQLRPSGGRRKRRKTCRRPGRWSHRGSSSPPATPRVSL